The DNA region TGAAAAGtgctagtgaaaagtgatagtgaaaagtgatagtgaaaagtgctaGTGAAAAGTGCTAGTGAAAAGtgctagtgaaaagtgatagtgaaaagtgatcgtgcaaagtgccagtgaaagaagacatctaaggaagcctaggctaatttattatagtatgaagtatttaaggtcccatgtaaaattgccaagcagtcactaaatcattaactttgttgttcgtttattggctcctcacctgtgatgaggaggttaccgctgcttccgtttgcggaagcaagtgactgagcatggaatcggtatgggtggatcggtttcatcccttggtgttcttgtccaaagggaaaagtttcgggcgtagggggtgtaccttttggtacactgcctgcgtaagtcacccggtccgattacccaatctccgtgttggacggcttgagtcaggtcaagtgtttgctcctgacgagtcgcatcggagcaacaggaatcgtctgggaggcgccgagcgcttttccctttcgacttggacagcagggtggtaggaactgcgccgtccaatacttgtttcatgcttacccttcgcctttccttctttcctgaatttcttttaatcgagtgattgcttggcagttccctagattctatatctaaaccgaagagatcgatggaactttgtttccatccatctctttggtttagtaggcttcatgtacagggagatcgatggaactttgattccatctatctctctacgggtctcgaaacgcagcaacctcctcgcggtgagacctggtaatcgatgAGAATCGAGCCGATAGctgtgattgtcaaatattctaattagatataagaatttctttaacttgcaatactatgtaacttaaaatgttgttcgattgttcctaccgaaccccagaatacgaatatagtgttaagatggaagaataagtgcaagttggaatatttcagcgagatactggaactattgagtttttcacaatttttaaagtcctctctgcttcagcattttattgaaatatacaaagttacaattcctttgcgaggtattccacgttacatcatcaAAGCATGTCttacacaaataatgttgttgtttatataaatttgtatgttaaataaatttgttttgcgttaaataaaccggaataggacagcaaggttaaaagacgaatgtgatatcgttttattttcttcctccgttcttttccgttgaacgaaatatgttcataagacgatttttaaattgttactctaacagaaacatttgtaaatcgcgggcattgactctcaaaacataaactagttttactcgtgcttaattctagttcctaccactcgtagcgttacaatctgttttgagacttcaccggtaacgttgcatgcgacactaaaatggcaagggggtcctaggaccccctaaaccggcgacacaaaaatacattgcttgataggtctattctatacctcgtctgtgacgaCAGTAATCGCTGTGCTGCAGGATAGACCTAATACCAGCTGTGCATTGCAATATTATCGATGCAGAATAGAAACTGCATAAAGCgcaaacagcgttcaaaagtaAAATTATATAAACGGTGCATTACCAACATTAGCAATATCTGTAGATATAACATCGACTCgatcgaaaaattttcaagtcGCCAAAAATTATTCTCCCAAACATTATTTCTATGCAAACTGaaactgtttccaaaatttcagccaattcGGAGCATgggggttttcggaagtttagcCGCAGATTTGTCGAACGTTTAgacattgagaataaaatagaattgaTGCGGCCAGGGCCAGCGAaatccattatgcaagttatgcgccgcataagggcgccggccgaagggggcgctaaaaaactacatcgcacgcttaataataaaggaatccaactccctcatacacaaaatgtaaacgtaattatttatttttgtactccgtaaaggcgaaacatattaaataggaaacaggtggaaaaaaattggggcgccaaaaattttcttgcataagggcggcAACTATCCTCGCGCCGTCCCTGGATGCGACGTAAAAGAAAATCATTTCCAAGTCCAAGTCCAAGTCCAAAGGGTTTGTGCTTGTGGTGTAGGAAGCGAAATAAAGGTTTTAGATACTGCAGGCGACATCTCTCGACATGCTTGCACGAGACTACAATTATGCTTCTCTCGTGTATTCATGGATTACGCCACTGTCCCCATATTTCCTTCTGATAACACATGGGTCTGGGTGCTGACTGGTGCTGACTGCTGGGTTTAGCAAAGACTTGGATCACACTTCTCGTGCTTTCTGCTActtcaaagttttcattctcCGAATACAAGCGTTCTAATGTTCTACTTTTGAATGAAACAATGGTTGTTGAGTGCTAGACGTAATAGGTGTGTTACGAGAAGGAATATTCTTGCATCATGAATtcaataatatcgtaaaagtttCTTGTCTTTTGTGTAACGTGGCTATGGAAAGGCACTTTGCACGCGCTGGAATTGCTGGAGAAGATCATTGGGACCGTGCATTACATCATCGTAAGTCTGAAGGATGTATCCGAGCGATTTTTCGTTGTTCTTGGACCGATGAATCTTCTGCATATCTTCGTTAACAGTGACCTTCGCGGACTCAGTATCAAGATTGTAAAAATATCCCGGGAAAGCAACGTGTCGTTTTTAAACTACGCACCTGCATACAGTATTGAATGAATAAGAAACAGTATATACGTACATTGTATTAAAATCGATGTACGTTGTATTATATCAGGAAGGATCCAGTTAGGCGATTTTTCGTCTTCTCGCATGTACATATTATTCTCGATGATGCGGAGTTTGCATGCGTATACATatctgtatgtacatataagACGATTTGTGTTGTGTGAGAAACGCATTTGTTCTATTATTGCATCTCGTGGCATGATAATATACCTATCGATCTATGTATCTTGGCACAGCAAAAGTCACTATATAAATCTGTGTGTACTTTTCTGTTAAGTGTTAAGCGTTAAGTAGTCTCTTAGGGTCGTGTAACagaagaatatttcttttattagttCTGTGAAAGATTTGGGTACTAATTCCACGAAAATATCCATGAGATATGCAGCATCAAGTTGAGCGAACACTTTCCCAAACCTCACTGTACGAGTACTACAATAATATTGGAGCTACTTGTCACATAAATCCAGGAGATGACTGCGGTAGAGGCACCACAATTTATTCGTACCATCGAGTGGGATATGATGGACAAGACAAAGTTCTTTCCACTCAGCATGCTGTCGTCGTTCTCGGTGCGCTGCTGTTTGTATCCTCTAACGGTAATCAAAACCCGCTTACAGATCCAAAGGCACAATCATATGTACAACGGTAAGTGCGTTTAAGAAGGTCCGTTGAATTTAGAATAATCGATGGTTAATAATTTTACGTAGGAATGATAGATgcttggaaaaaaatatatgcagCTGAAGGTGTAGGAGGTCTTTACAGAGGATTCTGGATAAGTTCTGTTCAAATTGTATCTGGTGCATTTTATGTATCTACGTACGAAGGTGTGCGTCATATACTTGGGCAGGATCATGCTATAGGTCATATAGATTCACGAATTAAAGCACTAATCGCCGGTGGTGCTGCTAGTCTAGTAGGACAAACGATAGTAGTTCCTTTTGATGTTCTAAGTCAGCACTTAATGGTTCTTGGGATCAATAGTACTAAACATGGCAAATACCATATAGACAAAGTAAGTGTACCGAGAGAAGCTTCGCTTTCTACAGTTTCTTCACTTATACCTTGCTTACAGATGGGTGTGAATCCGTTGGGTTTAACTTTTGAACCTGGAAGAACCCGTACCCAGATTTCAGCTGATATCGTCAGATTGATTTATCAGAGGGATGGATACAGAGGGTTTTATAGAGGATACATCGCGTCGTTATGCGCGTATGTTCCTAACAGCGCGCTTTGGTGGGGCTTGTATATATCTTATCAAGGTAACTGCCTTAGAATTTACAATTAGAAGAAAAGGAAGGTGcatggcaaatgaaattcgtTTAAATAGTAATTCTTTTCTTCGCAGAAGAGCTTATCAGATTATTTCCCGAGTGGTTCTCTCACTTGTTCATTCAAGCTGTTGCTGGAACATTAGGAGGATTCACCACCACCATTATTACAAATCCTTTAGATATTGTACGAGCAAGATTACAAGTGCAAAGATTAGATAGTATGTATAGCGCATTCAAAGTTCTTTGGTTGGAAGAGAGGTTGCAGATGTTCACAAAAGGATTATCCGCGCGTCTCGTACAATCTGCCTGCTTTAGTTTCTCAATAATTCTAGGATATGAAACTATTAAAAGATTCAGTATAAATGAGGAGTACAAAAGTTACATTAGGTGGTAAATTTTTCTGCGTCTAAAACTCTAAAATCTACGTTGATTATCGCATGACTATGCATTTCTCGCCGACTTCTTCTGTATTATACACAAAAACAACAGAATACGCACCAAAGAAAACAGAATCGGATCATCCGAGATGATCTTTCCTTCAAATTGTTTTTATGACTCTGTACTTTCTATACAGAATGTATGTacaattataatataattattgtaACTACATATAGTCAGTAAATGTGATGGAAACTGATTAAAATGTTGATTTTAAAAACTCGACGTTCATTAATTATGAATCTTACCAACAATACGATGACGCGTCGCTCGTATTTGCAAGAATTCTTCTAGTAGATACAAAAAATAAGCTACACCAATATTTCAAGCTTCCCGACATATCTAGAGAAATCAGATTtaggaatatttaataaaagtgCATTTTATATCAGTTTCTTTGCGCATCGTACAAAGTACAAACTTTgtagtaggtacatacatacatacatacgtatatgtTTAGATATATTGCTGTGATAAAGTACAGTACCAGAGACGAGAGAGAACGTGTACAGAAATTGtaatatttctataaaatggaaccatatgaaaatatgtagaaatgaatTCATAGCGAAGTACAGAATTGTGTACAGAATGTATGAGTGAATAAATCTGTTAGCTACATTGAATAATATATTCGAATCTGTGTAGATAATTTAGTTTCGTTCATCTCCACCCATTTCTCCACCAAACCAAAATCATTCTGTCTGGTTGGATGCGTTCAGTCTAGAGTCTAGCTGAAGGGAACTTGTGCGTGGATAATAAATAACATCTTTATCGCATCTCTTTTATTATAAAGGACAGAATATCGATAGACACATTTATTTCAGAGGTACGTAAATGGTCTCGATAATGTGGCTCTTGTACACGAAGTATCATACCATTTTTACTTTCGAGTGTTATCtacttgttaaaaattaaaattataatgtctcTATTCTTTCATATCATTTATACGGTATATACATACAGGCCAGGAGAATCTGAAAAATCTTCCCTGTGTGTACGATAGAATGCGATTCGCCCACGCTGTCACGTTTTCATTGCTTATACGCATGTATATGTACGAGGATTTGACAGTGTTAATTATAATATTGAAGATTGCGTcggttttttttatagaaagatTACACCCTCTACGAA from Andrena cerasifolii isolate SP2316 chromosome 10, iyAndCera1_principal, whole genome shotgun sequence includes:
- the LOC143374263 gene encoding solute carrier family 25 member 44, with the translated sequence MTAVEAPQFIRTIEWDMMDKTKFFPLSMLSSFSVRCCLYPLTVIKTRLQIQRHNHMYNGMIDAWKKIYAAEGVGGLYRGFWISSVQIVSGAFYVSTYEGVRHILGQDHAIGHIDSRIKALIAGGAASLVGQTIVVPFDVLSQHLMVLGINSTKHGKYHIDKMGVNPLGLTFEPGRTRTQISADIVRLIYQRDGYRGFYRGYIASLCAYVPNSALWWGLYISYQEELIRLFPEWFSHLFIQAVAGTLGGFTTTIITNPLDIVRARLQVQRLDSMYSAFKVLWLEERLQMFTKGLSARLVQSACFSFSIILGYETIKRFSINEEYKSYIRW